One genomic region from Paroceanicella profunda encodes:
- a CDS encoding xanthine dehydrogenase family protein molybdopterin-binding subunit gives MNDLPDFAPVAKATLSRRGFLGATAGLALVAMLPVRPTRAETAAAVVPGTRVPAFLEIRPDGSVHLLSPFVEGGQGIATGMAQTIGEELDVNPARFEVDCAPPGPDYAVVGGIRMTGGSFSTRSSYPVMRQLGATAREMLMRAAATRLGVDQGTLTTEDGRVIHAASGRSLGYGDLAEAAFALEPAADVALRDPATFRWIGKPVPRLDMRAKSTGRAIYAIDQKIDGMLYAAVRHADYFGTKPLSIRNEAQVRAMPGVHSLHLVDGALAVCADSWWRARKAVESIEADWSQPEASGLGTVAKDFSSEAMLQALRDYDGETHPAETEGDAAAALKGADKVIEAEYVAPYLAHGQLEPPSAMARFNADGTLDLWLPNQAPEMFQGSAAAAAGLEPAQVRIHSPMLGGFFGRHFVYGPGNPYPQAIALAKATGTPVKVIWSREEEFLNDAVRPLSMSRFRAAIGADGLPAALEVRTIGEGPIGRYFGAMLRTPVDSSAVEGIVEKPYAIPNRAMVFGKLPHPVNIAFWRSVGHSMNDFFYESFLDEIADAGGQDPMALRRALLGHSARHLALLDAVEELSGGWKRGPFEVDGQTRARGLAMASPFGSETATIAEASVEDGAVKVHDVWVAFDPGSVVNPAIVKKQVESAVALGLSAALYEEVVYEAGRRRDQNYDTYTILTRDDMPRVHVTILESGAPMGGVGEPGLPGVLPAVGNAVATATGQRPRRLPMKNLSFS, from the coding sequence ATGAACGACCTCCCCGATTTCGCCCCCGTCGCCAAGGCGACGCTCAGCCGCCGCGGCTTCCTCGGCGCCACCGCCGGGCTGGCGCTCGTCGCCATGCTGCCGGTGCGCCCCACCCGCGCCGAGACCGCCGCCGCCGTGGTGCCCGGCACCCGCGTGCCCGCCTTCCTCGAGATCCGTCCCGACGGCTCTGTGCACCTGCTCAGCCCCTTCGTGGAGGGCGGCCAGGGCATCGCCACCGGCATGGCCCAGACCATCGGCGAGGAGCTCGACGTGAACCCGGCGCGCTTCGAGGTCGACTGCGCGCCCCCGGGCCCGGATTACGCCGTGGTCGGCGGCATTCGGATGACCGGCGGCAGCTTCTCCACCCGCTCAAGCTACCCGGTGATGCGCCAGCTCGGTGCCACGGCGCGCGAGATGCTGATGCGCGCCGCCGCCACCCGGCTCGGCGTGGACCAGGGCACGCTCACCACCGAGGACGGGCGGGTGATCCACGCAGCCTCCGGCCGGTCGCTCGGCTATGGCGATCTGGCCGAGGCCGCCTTCGCCCTCGAGCCCGCGGCAGACGTGGCCCTGCGCGACCCCGCGACCTTCCGCTGGATCGGCAAGCCCGTGCCGCGCCTCGACATGCGCGCCAAGTCCACCGGCCGGGCCATCTACGCCATCGACCAGAAGATCGACGGCATGCTCTACGCCGCCGTGCGCCACGCGGACTATTTCGGCACGAAGCCGCTCTCGATCCGCAACGAGGCGCAGGTGCGCGCCATGCCCGGCGTTCACTCCCTGCACCTGGTCGACGGCGCCCTCGCGGTCTGTGCCGACAGCTGGTGGCGGGCGCGCAAGGCGGTGGAGAGCATCGAGGCCGACTGGTCGCAGCCCGAAGCCAGCGGGCTTGGCACCGTGGCGAAGGATTTCTCCAGCGAAGCGATGCTGCAGGCCCTGCGCGACTATGACGGCGAGACCCATCCCGCCGAGACCGAGGGCGATGCCGCCGCGGCCCTGAAGGGCGCGGACAAGGTGATCGAGGCGGAATACGTCGCGCCCTACCTCGCCCATGGCCAGCTCGAACCGCCCTCGGCCATGGCGCGGTTCAACGCCGACGGCACGCTCGACCTCTGGCTGCCCAACCAGGCGCCGGAGATGTTCCAGGGCTCGGCCGCCGCCGCCGCCGGGCTGGAGCCCGCGCAGGTGCGCATCCATTCGCCGATGCTGGGCGGCTTCTTCGGCCGGCATTTCGTCTACGGCCCCGGCAACCCCTATCCCCAGGCCATCGCGCTGGCGAAGGCCACGGGAACGCCGGTGAAGGTGATCTGGTCGCGCGAGGAGGAATTCCTCAACGACGCGGTGCGCCCGCTGAGCATGAGCCGGTTCCGCGCCGCCATCGGGGCGGACGGCCTGCCCGCCGCGCTTGAGGTGCGCACCATCGGCGAGGGCCCCATCGGGCGCTATTTCGGCGCCATGCTGCGGACCCCGGTCGACAGTTCCGCGGTCGAGGGCATCGTGGAGAAGCCCTATGCCATCCCCAACCGCGCGATGGTGTTCGGCAAGCTGCCCCACCCGGTGAACATCGCCTTCTGGCGCTCGGTGGGCCATTCGATGAACGATTTCTTCTACGAAAGCTTCCTCGACGAGATCGCCGATGCCGGCGGGCAGGATCCGATGGCCCTGCGCCGCGCCCTGCTCGGCCATTCCGCCCGCCACCTCGCCCTGCTCGACGCGGTGGAGGAGCTCTCCGGCGGCTGGAAGCGCGGGCCCTTCGAGGTGGACGGCCAGACCCGGGCGCGCGGCCTCGCCATGGCCTCGCCCTTCGGCTCGGAAACCGCCACCATCGCCGAGGCCTCGGTGGAGGACGGTGCGGTGAAGGTGCATGACGTCTGGGTGGCCTTCGACCCCGGCAGCGTGGTGAACCCGGCCATCGTGAAGAAGCAGGTCGAATCCGCCGTGGCCCTCGGCCTCTCGGCGGCGCTCTACGAGGAGGTGGTCTACGAGGCCGGCCGCAGGCGCGACCAGAACTACGACACCTACACGATCCTCACGCGCGACGACATGCCGAGGGTGCATGTGACGATCCTGGAGAGCGGCGCGCCGATGGGCGGCGTGGGCGAGCCGGGCCTGCCCGGGGTGCTGCCCGCGGTGGGCAACGCCGTGGCCACCGCCACCGGCCAGCGCCCGCGACGGCTGCCGATGAAGAACCTCTCCTTCTCCTGA